The bacterium genome includes a region encoding these proteins:
- a CDS encoding IS1 family transposase has product MNKLNTQQRIQVVAALVEGNSIRSTVRMTGVAKNTVVKLLVDLGEVCGQYQDEVMRNLPCKRLQCDEVWAFCYSKQKNVPDEHKGEFGYGDVWTWTAIDADTKLIPTWLVGLRDAECASAFIEDLAGRLANRVQLTTDGLKLYLDAIENSFGGDVDYAMLVKMYGNERPGEARYSPAECTGTKKLTIQGMPYKKDVSTSFVERQNLTMRMSMRRFTRLTNGFSKKVENLEAAVALHFMHYNFCRVHQTLKKTPAMAAGLAKYPWTIQDIVSLLENKEKSN; this is encoded by the coding sequence ATGAACAAGCTCAACACACAACAAAGAATCCAAGTAGTAGCCGCATTGGTAGAAGGTAACTCAATACGTTCTACCGTCCGCATGACTGGCGTAGCCAAGAATACAGTTGTCAAACTCCTGGTTGATCTTGGCGAAGTCTGTGGTCAATATCAAGATGAAGTTATGCGAAATCTCCCTTGTAAGCGTCTTCAGTGTGATGAGGTATGGGCATTCTGTTATTCCAAGCAAAAGAATGTTCCTGACGAACACAAAGGCGAGTTTGGCTATGGTGATGTATGGACTTGGACGGCAATAGACGCTGATACCAAACTCATTCCTACTTGGCTTGTTGGTCTTCGTGATGCTGAGTGTGCTAGTGCGTTCATTGAAGACCTTGCGGGAAGGCTTGCTAACCGCGTTCAATTGACCACGGACGGCTTGAAACTCTATCTGGACGCTATAGAGAATAGCTTTGGCGGGGATGTTGACTATGCTATGCTCGTAAAGATGTATGGCAATGAGCGGCCTGGTGAAGCTCGATATAGCCCTGCAGAATGCACCGGGACAAAGAAACTTACCATCCAAGGAATGCCTTACAAGAAAGATGTTTCCACATCGTTTGTTGAGCGTCAGAATCTTACAATGCGGATGTCTATGCGGAGGTTTACCCGCTTAACTAATGGATTCTCTAAGAAAGTCGAGAACCTTGAAGCTGCCGTTGCGTTGCATTTCATGCACTACAACTTCTGTCGAGTGCATCAAACGTTGAAGAAAACTCCCGCAATGGCGGCGGGACTTGCTAAATATCCTTGGACTATTCAGGATATAGTTAGCTTGCTCGAAAATAAAGAGAAATCAAACTGA
- a CDS encoding ATP-binding protein codes for MSQSICAAPLAVKIEADGQWPSVKLSGRADRSNVSRLLAVLEQVADQNDRCVSLDLEDLEAMDASALQGLAKSVGEFKDRHRKLHLTATSSAVRDILDRHHLWDMFCLCKDCAHDCSPENCTQAESSWDIDVFTLDSVISNCREARHRVGRMAMAAGFSEDGVNDILLAVGEAITNAIKYGSKNVENAIFTVSCLVSEERFCISVSDNGPGFNYQEIPCFEDALFMEHGRGIYCIKALMDEVSFYFNHGCTVRMVKHKS; via the coding sequence ATGTCCCAAAGTATTTGCGCAGCTCCTTTGGCTGTTAAAATCGAAGCTGATGGACAGTGGCCATCGGTAAAACTCAGCGGCAGAGCAGATCGATCAAATGTATCGCGACTGCTCGCAGTTCTTGAACAGGTGGCTGATCAAAACGACAGGTGCGTTTCACTCGATCTGGAGGACCTTGAAGCAATGGATGCTTCGGCGCTTCAGGGTCTGGCAAAGAGCGTCGGCGAATTTAAGGATCGTCACCGCAAACTGCACCTGACGGCGACAAGCTCCGCAGTCCGAGATATACTCGATAGACACCACCTCTGGGATATGTTCTGCCTATGCAAAGACTGCGCGCACGATTGTTCACCGGAAAACTGTACTCAAGCGGAGAGTTCATGGGATATAGACGTTTTTACGCTGGATTCTGTGATATCCAACTGCCGCGAAGCAAGGCACAGGGTCGGTAGAATGGCGATGGCGGCAGGCTTCAGTGAAGATGGAGTAAACGATATCCTGCTGGCGGTTGGCGAGGCGATAACAAACGCCATCAAATACGGCTCAAAGAATGTTGAAAATGCTATTTTCACGGTAAGCTGTCTGGTCAGCGAAGAGCGATTTTGTATCTCCGTAAGTGACAATGGTCCCGGGTTTAATTATCAAGAGATTCCATGTTTTGAGGATGCTCTGTTTATGGAGCATGGCAGGGGCATCTACTGCATCAAAGCACTCATGGACGAGGTCAGCTTCTACTTCAACCACGGCTGCACAGTCAGGATGGTCAAACACAAGAGCTGA
- the dxs gene encoding 1-deoxy-D-xylulose-5-phosphate synthase, giving the protein MTGSLLGSLDLPTDLRSLSNAQLAKLAQEVRASILEVVSSNGGHLAPSLGVVELTIGLLSVMDVPHDKLIWDVGHQCYPYKILTDRRDSFHTLRQAGGICGFPKPSESDYDSFGTGHASTSISAALGIAQGRDLAGDKYRVAAVVGDGALGGGMVWEAINNAGASGTNLLVILNDNKMSICPSIGALAAHIAHLRTMPLYRTVESGAQEIIRRMPLGGGLMRKTTQLLKRGLTSWVSPTSGTIFEALGFEYLGPIDGHNISELKHFISQGFEMKGPVLLHVVTVKGKGYSHAEHNARHFHGIGPFNSDNGKVPAKSKRTFTDVFGRALTQLARKDTKIAAITAAMPDGTGLNRFAKKYPNRFFNVGIAESHAVTFAAGLAKAGMKPVVAIYSTFLQRSYDQIVHDVCLQNLPVIFTLDRAGIVGEDGPTHHGAFDLSYLRHVPNLTVMAPKDAPELVGMLHAAFKMDGPVAIRYPRGCAEGPKRLRIAAIDKGKSELMRDGDDVAIIAVGPIANEAMEAAEHLDLLGIGARVINARFVKPLDEAAIIAAASECGGMVIVEENATCGGFGSAVLECLASRGVLDVPVEIIGLPDSFISHGSASCIRAEYGLNQQGILDAVDAVLTRTGRLRETIGDDIVIRQSI; this is encoded by the coding sequence ATGACAGGCAGTCTTCTTGGTTCTCTGGATCTGCCCACAGACCTCAGGAGCTTGTCCAATGCTCAATTGGCGAAACTTGCGCAAGAGGTCCGGGCATCAATATTGGAAGTGGTAAGTTCAAATGGCGGCCATCTGGCTCCGTCGCTTGGTGTTGTAGAGTTGACCATCGGGCTGCTGAGCGTAATGGATGTGCCGCATGACAAGCTGATCTGGGATGTGGGGCATCAGTGCTATCCGTACAAGATACTCACGGACCGCCGCGACTCATTCCATACGCTCAGGCAGGCCGGAGGCATATGCGGTTTTCCAAAGCCCTCGGAGAGCGATTACGACTCATTTGGCACGGGTCATGCCAGCACATCCATATCAGCCGCTCTGGGGATAGCTCAGGGCAGGGACCTTGCGGGCGATAAATACCGTGTTGCGGCTGTGGTTGGCGATGGCGCTCTCGGCGGAGGAATGGTATGGGAAGCAATCAACAATGCCGGTGCGTCGGGGACGAATTTGCTTGTCATATTGAACGACAACAAGATGTCAATATGTCCGAGTATAGGCGCTCTGGCGGCTCACATAGCGCATTTGAGGACCATGCCGCTCTACAGGACAGTCGAGAGCGGCGCTCAGGAGATCATTCGCAGGATGCCTTTGGGCGGCGGGTTGATGAGAAAGACGACCCAACTGCTCAAACGCGGACTCACAAGCTGGGTCTCACCAACCAGCGGCACGATCTTCGAGGCTCTGGGTTTTGAATATCTCGGACCCATAGACGGCCACAACATATCCGAACTCAAGCACTTCATTTCTCAGGGGTTTGAGATGAAAGGTCCGGTGCTGTTGCATGTTGTCACAGTCAAGGGCAAAGGTTATTCTCATGCCGAGCACAATGCCAGGCATTTTCATGGCATAGGACCTTTCAACTCCGATAACGGCAAGGTTCCGGCAAAGTCCAAGAGGACGTTCACGGATGTCTTCGGGCGTGCACTGACACAGCTTGCCAGAAAGGATACGAAGATTGCCGCGATCACAGCCGCCATGCCCGACGGCACCGGGCTGAACCGGTTTGCAAAAAAATATCCGAACAGGTTTTTTAATGTGGGCATAGCCGAAAGCCATGCAGTAACATTTGCCGCCGGTCTTGCCAAGGCCGGGATGAAACCTGTGGTGGCGATATATTCGACTTTCCTCCAGCGCAGTTATGACCAGATCGTTCATGATGTCTGCCTGCAGAATCTGCCGGTGATTTTTACGCTGGACAGAGCGGGTATAGTGGGAGAGGACGGTCCGACCCATCATGGCGCATTCGACCTGTCATATTTGCGCCATGTGCCAAACCTGACCGTGATGGCTCCAAAAGACGCTCCGGAACTCGTTGGAATGCTGCATGCGGCGTTCAAAATGGATGGACCCGTGGCAATCCGATATCCGAGGGGATGCGCGGAAGGCCCGAAACGGCTTCGGATTGCCGCCATCGACAAAGGCAAGTCCGAGTTGATGCGGGATGGTGATGATGTCGCGATCATAGCCGTTGGACCCATTGCAAACGAGGCGATGGAGGCAGCAGAGCACCTCGATCTATTAGGGATCGGCGCGCGGGTAATAAATGCACGGTTCGTTAAACCTTTGGATGAGGCAGCGATTATTGCAGCGGCTTCGGAGTGTGGTGGAATGGTGATTGTTGAGGAGAATGCAACATGCGGTGGTTTTGGATCAGCCGTGCTCGAATGCCTTGCAAGCAGAGGCGTTCTTGACGTGCCAGTCGAGATAATTGGACTGCCTGATTCGTTTATCAGTCATGGCAGTGCGTCATGCATACGGGCAGAATACGGCCTGAACCAGCAGGGTATTTTGGATGCTGTAGACGCCGTGCTCACACGCACAGGCAGACTTCGCGAGACCATAGGAGACGATATTGTCATTCGCCAGAGCATATGA
- a CDS encoding D-alanyl-D-alanine carboxypeptidase, translating into MNAENRTITLHLDDGRSQHNANVPPIKSSLSAKPAVNAACAVLMDPQTGVVLYSKNAHLRRPNASTTKMMTAILLIENCQMDDIVTASKKASETQFTSIHLKPGEKITVRDLLYGMMIRSANDAAVAAAEHIAGSTSKFAVMMNKKAREIGCRDTHFVTPNGLYAKGHYSSAYDLCLMARYAMKYPIFNEVVNTRKYVLSSRTINKKDMVVFCRSRFMKDYYGADGIKSGYIKQAGYCYVGSATRDGWRIVSAVLKSNNAGHDTAAMMDYAFANYMPVSVTSSNSVCGHAPVNGGTQKTVALHTKSDFRVIIPKTGAAVTTKMTLKPIEAPVSQGDRLGKMVAYVNGHTAGSIDLQTVGDIQISLARRFWGFAGTSGLILACLVVGGKYGTAIAKNTRRRRRRVTASLRDFDRYR; encoded by the coding sequence TTGAACGCGGAAAACAGGACAATTACACTGCATCTCGATGACGGCCGGTCTCAGCACAACGCAAATGTTCCGCCGATAAAGTCATCTCTGTCGGCAAAGCCGGCAGTGAATGCTGCCTGCGCAGTGCTTATGGACCCGCAGACCGGGGTCGTGCTCTACTCAAAGAATGCGCATCTGCGCAGACCGAATGCAAGCACCACAAAGATGATGACGGCGATCCTGCTGATTGAAAACTGCCAGATGGACGATATCGTGACCGCCAGTAAAAAGGCCAGTGAAACTCAATTCACCTCAATCCATCTGAAGCCCGGCGAGAAGATCACTGTCCGAGATTTGCTTTACGGCATGATGATCCGCTCGGCCAACGATGCGGCGGTTGCGGCAGCCGAGCATATTGCAGGCAGCACGTCCAAGTTTGCTGTGATGATGAACAAAAAGGCCCGTGAGATCGGCTGCAGGGACACTCACTTCGTGACACCAAACGGGCTGTACGCCAAAGGGCATTACTCGTCTGCCTACGACCTTTGCCTGATGGCAAGATACGCTATGAAATACCCGATTTTCAATGAAGTCGTCAATACTCGCAAATATGTTCTGTCATCGCGGACAATCAACAAAAAGGACATGGTGGTTTTCTGTCGAAGCAGGTTTATGAAAGACTACTATGGCGCGGACGGAATTAAGTCCGGCTATATCAAGCAGGCAGGGTACTGCTATGTAGGCAGCGCCACCAGAGACGGCTGGCGTATTGTATCGGCAGTTTTGAAGAGCAACAACGCAGGACACGACACAGCCGCGATGATGGACTACGCATTTGCAAATTATATGCCTGTGAGCGTCACCAGTTCAAACAGTGTTTGTGGACATGCACCTGTCAATGGCGGCACGCAGAAGACTGTCGCACTTCACACGAAAAGTGATTTCAGAGTAATCATTCCCAAAACAGGGGCAGCGGTTACGACTAAGATGACTCTGAAGCCTATAGAGGCTCCAGTCAGCCAGGGCGACAGACTCGGAAAAATGGTCGCATATGTCAATGGTCATACTGCGGGAAGCATCGATCTTCAGACAGTTGGCGATATTCAAATCAGCTTGGCGCGCAGGTTCTGGGGCTTTGCCGGAACGAGTGGATTGATCCTGGCGTGTTTGGTGGTGGGTGGAAAATATGGAACAGCGATTGCAAAAAATACTCGCCGCCGCAGGCGTAGGGTCACGGCGTCACTGCGAGACTTTGATCGTTACAGGTAG
- a CDS encoding rRNA pseudouridine synthase, producing MEQRLQKILAAAGVGSRRHCETLIVTGRVSVNGRVIDRLGAKADPDKDKISLDGNLIDPSQEKLYILLNKPVGYTSTRFDKFAKNTVVELVSAIDAYLYPVGRLDVDTSGLMILTNDGDFAHLMTHPSHEVDKVYVAEVRGKVTPDELRQLRTGIDLEDGRTAPAKAVLISHSQKTNTSTVEITIHEGRKRQVRRMLAAVGHKVTKLARVRLGSLDLKGLREGQYRFLTKREVSDLTKLATPK from the coding sequence ATGGAACAGCGATTGCAAAAAATACTCGCCGCCGCAGGCGTAGGGTCACGGCGTCACTGCGAGACTTTGATCGTTACAGGTAGAGTCTCGGTAAACGGCAGAGTCATTGACCGACTTGGAGCAAAAGCCGATCCTGATAAAGACAAGATAAGCCTCGACGGCAATCTTATTGATCCCAGTCAAGAAAAGCTCTATATCCTGCTTAATAAGCCGGTCGGTTACACAAGCACGCGGTTTGATAAGTTCGCAAAAAACACTGTGGTCGAACTTGTCAGCGCAATAGATGCATATCTGTATCCCGTCGGCAGGCTCGATGTCGATACATCCGGACTGATGATCCTCACAAACGACGGCGATTTCGCTCACCTTATGACGCATCCGTCGCATGAGGTCGATAAAGTATATGTTGCCGAGGTCAGGGGCAAAGTGACACCCGATGAACTCAGGCAATTGAGGACTGGCATTGATCTTGAAGACGGCAGGACTGCTCCTGCAAAGGCTGTGCTCATCTCGCACTCACAAAAAACAAATACCAGCACTGTGGAGATCACTATTCACGAGGGCAGAAAACGGCAGGTCAGACGTATGCTGGCGGCAGTCGGCCACAAAGTAACCAAGCTGGCACGTGTCCGGCTCGGTTCACTCGACCTGAAGGGCTTGCGCGAAGGCCAATACAGATTTCTGACGAAGAGGGAAGTATCCGACCTGACTAAACTAGCCACACCAAAGTAA
- a CDS encoding aldo/keto reductase, which produces METTILGRTNMVVTRTGFGVLPLQRTQISEAVRILKRAYDAGITFYDTARAYTDSEEKIGYALSDVRDSIVIATKTASTTRTGVLADIEVSLKNLRTDHVDLLQLHNPTELPDPEDSESSYAGLIEAREKGMTVFIGFTNHHRERALAAVESGLYDTLQYPLCHISNGNDLEVIERCKAANVGLIAMKPLSGGLLTNAKTAFAFLRQYENLVPIWGFQRMNELEEVLEFDSNPPVMDDEVWKAIETDRKELAGDFCRACAYCMPCPAGIQIPMAARMGLLLRRMPYQQFMSKQWHSEMQKIRNCMHCGQCKSRCPYELDTPALLDKMLADYEEFYCEHSRS; this is translated from the coding sequence ATGGAAACAACAATCTTGGGACGCACTAATATGGTGGTAACGCGCACTGGATTCGGAGTGCTGCCCCTTCAGCGCACGCAAATTTCAGAGGCCGTGCGTATCTTGAAAAGAGCATATGATGCAGGCATCACTTTTTATGACACTGCGAGGGCGTATACAGACAGTGAAGAAAAGATCGGCTATGCCCTTTCCGATGTACGCGATTCGATTGTCATAGCTACCAAAACCGCCTCGACGACTCGCACAGGTGTGCTGGCGGATATTGAGGTAAGCCTCAAAAACTTGCGCACCGACCATGTCGATCTGCTCCAGCTCCACAATCCTACTGAATTACCGGACCCGGAAGACTCTGAGTCGTCTTATGCGGGGCTTATTGAAGCGCGCGAAAAGGGCATGACCGTCTTTATCGGGTTCACTAACCACCATAGAGAGCGGGCACTGGCAGCTGTCGAGTCGGGGTTATACGACACACTGCAATACCCGCTGTGCCATATATCGAACGGTAATGACCTTGAGGTAATTGAGCGATGCAAAGCAGCCAATGTAGGGCTGATTGCTATGAAGCCTCTTTCAGGAGGATTGCTCACTAATGCCAAAACAGCATTTGCTTTCCTGAGACAATATGAAAACCTTGTCCCTATATGGGGTTTCCAACGTATGAACGAGCTTGAAGAGGTTCTGGAATTCGATTCCAACCCGCCGGTGATGGACGATGAAGTGTGGAAGGCAATAGAGACTGATCGTAAAGAGTTGGCTGGAGACTTCTGTCGGGCATGCGCGTATTGCATGCCGTGTCCGGCGGGCATCCAGATTCCCATGGCTGCACGTATGGGTCTGCTTCTCAGACGGATGCCGTATCAGCAGTTTATGTCGAAGCAGTGGCATAGCGAAATGCAGAAAATCCGTAACTGCATGCATTGCGGACAATGCAAGTCACGCTGCCCATATGAACTCGATACGCCTGCGCTTCTGGACAAGATGCTTGCGGACTACGAAGAGTTTTACTGCGAACATTCGCGGTCCTGA
- the scpB gene encoding SMC-Scp complex subunit ScpB: MDDRDTTLEELESEIGEVVSAQPAAEVTVAELSDAVTGVALVQDNEQPKKGRGLAALFSRRPSKKREEPEQTQADIDSAAALIDGDSSQCESTEAEDIPLHKNGRLKGVIECMLFVANEPLGAKQLAGALELEESKVEEAVRLLESDLEDRGLQLMRVAGGYQLCTKPEYADYCALILQPAKRKLSKAALETLAVVAYRQPCTMPEIEAVRGVAVDGVIKTLTERGLVKEAGRKQTPGRPILYATTPEFLEYFGLNDISELPDIDMLAVEEVKSLEAQRDLFNQDTSDAGDDNNA, translated from the coding sequence ATGGACGATAGAGACACAACACTTGAAGAGCTTGAATCCGAGATCGGAGAAGTCGTATCGGCTCAGCCGGCAGCAGAGGTGACTGTCGCCGAGCTGTCCGATGCCGTAACTGGTGTCGCGTTGGTCCAAGATAACGAGCAGCCGAAGAAGGGGCGCGGCCTGGCTGCGCTATTTTCGCGAAGGCCGTCCAAAAAACGTGAAGAGCCTGAGCAGACTCAAGCAGATATCGACTCAGCCGCCGCTCTTATCGACGGTGACTCCAGCCAATGCGAATCGACCGAAGCAGAAGACATCCCACTTCACAAAAACGGCAGGCTCAAGGGTGTAATTGAGTGCATGCTCTTTGTCGCCAATGAGCCTCTGGGCGCAAAGCAGTTGGCCGGCGCGCTCGAATTGGAAGAGTCCAAGGTCGAAGAAGCTGTCAGGTTGCTCGAATCGGACCTTGAGGATCGCGGGCTCCAACTTATGAGAGTCGCTGGCGGCTATCAGCTCTGCACCAAACCCGAGTATGCCGACTACTGCGCACTGATCCTTCAGCCCGCCAAGCGAAAGCTCTCCAAAGCTGCGCTTGAGACCCTTGCGGTTGTGGCGTACCGGCAGCCGTGCACTATGCCCGAGATCGAAGCGGTGCGTGGAGTTGCGGTCGATGGGGTAATAAAAACATTGACGGAGCGTGGCCTGGTCAAGGAAGCAGGACGCAAACAGACTCCCGGCAGGCCGATATTATATGCGACCACGCCTGAGTTTTTGGAATATTTCGGGCTAAATGACATATCCGAACTGCCGGATATAGATATGCTTGCAGTCGAAGAAGTGAAGTCCCTGGAGGCTCAGAGAGACCTCTTCAACCAGGACACTTCTGATGCAGGTGATGACAACAACGCATAA
- a CDS encoding GNAT family N-acetyltransferase gives MADMLVNLLNLPEDTGVAQLKQDGILIRRVKPFELSILRRFIIENFSERWADEASVSLKHDPATCFIATHEGQIIGFAAYECTTRDYFGPTGVNEKARGKGVGKALLLACMHAMREMGYVYAIIGGAGPTGFYSKACGAVPIAENGPSFYADVLK, from the coding sequence ATGGCTGATATGCTGGTGAACCTTCTCAATTTGCCCGAAGATACGGGCGTTGCGCAACTTAAACAGGATGGCATTTTGATTCGTCGGGTCAAGCCTTTCGAATTATCTATATTACGTCGGTTCATAATAGAGAATTTCAGCGAACGTTGGGCAGATGAGGCAAGTGTCTCTCTAAAGCATGATCCTGCCACATGTTTTATTGCTACGCATGAGGGACAGATAATTGGATTTGCCGCATATGAGTGCACCACGCGAGACTATTTCGGACCGACTGGAGTAAACGAGAAAGCTCGCGGCAAAGGAGTGGGTAAGGCTCTGCTTTTGGCCTGCATGCATGCCATGCGTGAGATGGGTTATGTGTATGCTATAATTGGCGGAGCCGGACCGACCGGATTCTATTCAAAAGCTTGTGGCGCTGTTCCGATTGCGGAAAACGGGCCGAGTTTTTATGCTGATGTTTTGAAATAG
- the fni gene encoding type 2 isopentenyl-diphosphate Delta-isomerase, with product MSFARAYENIQRKADHIEIALHQDVEFHAKTAGFERYSFVHEALPEIDRSDVDTSIMLFGKRLAMPLMISPMTGGAPETAEYNRIFAEAAQRYGLAMGVGSQRVGLERSDIEWTFQVRDIAPDILLFANLGAVQLNNGCDVDSCSRVVEMIDADALMLHLNPLQECIQENGNVNFRILSAHIGEVCDSLDVPVIVKEVGHGISARTASLLADVGVAGIDVAGAGGTSWAKVESKRNISSALSALGETMGEWGISTVDSLLAVKSVVPNLPVIAGGGVRSGEDIAKSIALGASAAGIALPFLKCAAISRDVLFEEIERLAEELATVMFCTGSRTIPDLHSAMLIKQM from the coding sequence TTGTCATTCGCCAGAGCATATGAGAATATCCAGCGCAAGGCCGATCATATCGAGATTGCGCTGCACCAGGACGTTGAATTTCACGCCAAAACAGCGGGCTTCGAGCGATATTCATTCGTCCATGAAGCGCTGCCGGAGATAGACCGCAGCGATGTTGACACTTCGATTATGCTCTTCGGCAAGCGTTTGGCCATGCCGCTTATGATATCTCCTATGACCGGCGGGGCTCCCGAGACAGCCGAGTATAACCGGATATTTGCTGAGGCGGCTCAGAGGTACGGCCTGGCCATGGGGGTCGGAAGCCAGCGTGTCGGTTTGGAGAGGTCGGATATAGAGTGGACATTTCAGGTTCGCGATATCGCTCCGGATATTTTGCTCTTTGCAAACCTCGGCGCTGTCCAGCTCAACAATGGATGCGATGTGGATTCATGCAGCCGGGTAGTCGAAATGATCGACGCCGATGCGCTCATGCTCCATCTCAACCCCCTGCAGGAGTGCATTCAGGAGAACGGCAATGTCAACTTTCGCATTCTCTCGGCCCACATAGGCGAGGTCTGCGATTCGCTTGATGTGCCCGTAATCGTCAAAGAGGTCGGTCATGGCATATCGGCAAGGACTGCATCTCTGCTGGCCGACGTAGGGGTTGCGGGCATCGATGTTGCCGGTGCAGGGGGGACGTCATGGGCGAAGGTGGAAAGCAAACGGAACATAAGCTCTGCTTTATCCGCTCTTGGCGAGACCATGGGCGAATGGGGAATATCAACGGTCGACAGTCTGCTTGCCGTAAAGAGTGTGGTGCCGAACCTGCCTGTCATAGCCGGCGGCGGCGTGCGCAGTGGTGAAGACATTGCAAAGTCAATTGCTCTTGGCGCATCAGCAGCGGGGATTGCACTTCCGTTTCTAAAATGCGCAGCCATATCGCGCGATGTGCTCTTTGAGGAGATTGAGAGACTGGCCGAAGAGCTTGCAACAGTAATGTTCTGCACCGGATCGAGAACCATACCCGACCTGCATAGTGCCATGCTCATAAAGCAAATGTGA
- a CDS encoding cobalamin-binding protein, whose product MKLRLVIVTLVCILALSTAANANYPMKVKDARGKVVTIKAKPMRIVSIAPSNTEILYALGLEKRVVGVTKYCNYPPKAAKKKIVGDMNISAETVLALKPDLVIAHSYINAGVITRLEKLGLKVFAVDPKTLNQVMRDIRTIGKITGRPKTAESVVAKMKRKIAQVKSSRAKQKPENVLVVIQANPLWAAGPKTFVDEMIGLAHAKNISHDGRPGFVTFSKELAISRNPDVIITGQKQDVHYFLTDPAWKQTSAAKHGRVFVIDNDLLVRPGPRLADGLSKLAIALSHK is encoded by the coding sequence TTGAAATTACGCTTGGTCATTGTAACCTTAGTCTGCATACTTGCTCTATCGACAGCCGCAAATGCCAATTACCCGATGAAGGTGAAAGATGCCAGGGGCAAGGTCGTTACCATTAAAGCAAAGCCCATGCGCATTGTATCAATCGCGCCCAGCAATACCGAGATTCTCTATGCATTGGGGCTTGAGAAACGAGTGGTCGGAGTAACTAAGTACTGCAATTATCCTCCCAAAGCCGCAAAAAAGAAAATAGTTGGTGATATGAACATCAGCGCCGAGACTGTGCTGGCCCTAAAGCCAGATCTGGTGATAGCGCACTCATATATCAATGCCGGTGTGATCACACGGCTTGAAAAGCTCGGCCTCAAGGTTTTTGCAGTTGACCCCAAAACACTTAACCAAGTAATGCGAGATATCCGCACGATAGGCAAGATTACCGGTCGTCCGAAAACAGCCGAGTCGGTTGTTGCAAAAATGAAACGCAAGATTGCGCAAGTCAAATCCAGCCGAGCGAAGCAGAAACCGGAAAATGTGCTGGTAGTAATCCAGGCAAACCCACTTTGGGCAGCCGGACCAAAGACCTTCGTAGATGAGATGATAGGACTTGCACATGCAAAGAACATATCGCATGACGGGCGCCCTGGGTTTGTAACGTTTTCAAAAGAGCTTGCCATCTCACGCAACCCTGATGTAATAATCACGGGCCAAAAGCAGGACGTACATTACTTCCTCACAGACCCTGCGTGGAAGCAGACCTCAGCGGCAAAGCATGGGCGTGTATTTGTAATCGACAACGATCTATTGGTGCGGCCAGGTCCAAGGCTGGCGGATGGACTTAGTAAGCTGGCTATTGCGTTAAGCCATAAATAG
- a CDS encoding segregation/condensation protein A, translating to MNIAQTQENHYNITLPAFEGPLDLLLHLIRENQIDIYDIPIAKVCEQYLAYLSLMESLDLELAGEWLVMAATLLEIKSRMLLPEDPKDASELEEEQIDPRLELVERLIEYERFKSAAEIFKEREEQRARVFVRGATELPFDLKPTFDLENITAVDLLSVLQRILADVGEEEVTSIQKRKITVRMRMREIQRKLIEAAGQLKFEELFDDSINRIEVVITFLALLELLKSHIVKVKQKSAFLPIEITAMESNGR from the coding sequence GTGAATATTGCACAAACCCAGGAAAACCACTATAACATAACTCTCCCGGCGTTCGAGGGACCCCTCGATCTGCTGCTGCACCTGATCCGCGAGAACCAGATCGACATCTACGACATTCCAATTGCAAAGGTATGCGAGCAATATCTGGCGTATTTATCCCTAATGGAGTCGCTCGATCTTGAACTGGCGGGCGAATGGCTCGTAATGGCGGCCACTCTGCTTGAGATCAAGTCCAGGATGCTGCTGCCGGAGGATCCGAAAGATGCCTCCGAGCTTGAAGAGGAACAGATTGACCCGAGGCTTGAACTTGTCGAGCGGCTGATTGAATATGAACGGTTTAAGAGTGCTGCTGAAATTTTTAAGGAGCGCGAAGAGCAGCGTGCAAGGGTGTTTGTGAGAGGAGCTACCGAGCTTCCGTTTGATCTCAAACCCACATTCGATCTGGAGAACATCACGGCTGTTGATCTGCTTTCGGTCTTGCAGCGCATACTTGCTGATGTCGGTGAGGAAGAGGTCACAAGCATCCAAAAGCGCAAAATCACTGTACGTATGCGCATGCGCGAGATTCAGCGCAAACTGATCGAGGCCGCAGGTCAGCTCAAGTTTGAAGAGCTGTTTGACGACTCGATAAACCGTATTGAAGTGGTAATCACATTTCTTGCGCTGCTGGAGCTATTGAAATCACATATTGTAAAAGTAAAGCAGAAATCTGCTTTTTTGCCTATTGAGATCACTGCGATGGAGTCAAATGGACGATAG